The DNA region ATTCAGAAATATTCATAAAGTAGTAGTCATAGGTATCTTAATTTAATGAAAGCCAGATTACATGAGATGATGAGCAAACAAGTTGAATCAGCATTGAGTAACCAAATATgtgcatatatttcatttccacaGAACATCCAAAGCTGGACGAATTACTTCCTAAGTACAAAGCTAAGGTCCTTGAAAAGATCTCTGTGGACCTGCCTCTGAAGGTCGTGGCACACTTGGTTTCAGATGAAGGCTACTGGGAGAGGCGTTGCAAGGCAGGGAAGGAGGTGTGTGACGTCTCCAAGTTTGGCAATAGTTGGAAGCGAATGTTCTTTGAAACGCATCTGGAGAATATCATTGAGCACTTTGTGCCCGAGACCTCAGACATGGCAGTACTTGAGAACACTTTGCCATTGTGTGCACCCTATGTGAAGCGACTAATCATCAAGCAGTTGCTACCTCCTGTCAAAGAGGAGCCAACAAAGATCATGGATGATGTTTCTGATGCTGGTAGTGATGCCGGTTTGGATGGACCCATCATGGACCACTTTGAGTTCTCTACCACCCTTGACAAACTGCCCCACTTGGAGGAATTCAGCGTCACGTATGGGGTTCGAGATTGCGGCATGAACTTTGAGTGGAACCTTTTCCAGTTCACTGCCAGGGACTGCATGCTACTGTCCAAGTGTATCAAGAGATGCAGCCACCTGAAGAAATTCCAGCTCCACAGGAGCAAGGTGGACGATGACAAGGCCCGTGTTCTCATCGCCCACATCCTGGATCACCCTGGTCTTGAGGAACTGGACCTTTCACATAACATCATTGGTGACCATGGGGCAAGGGCAATTGGGAAGTTCCTGAATGGACACTGCAAGCTCACACGGTTAGATCTGTCCAATAACCGTGTAAGGTCTGCAGGAGCAGCAGCAATTGGGCATGCCCTAGGGAAGAACAAGACCCTGAAGGAATTGGACTTGAGACTCAACAGGATGGGAGATGAAGGTATGACACAGCGCTTTCTCACAGAGTATGTTATAGGTTATTGAAGCTGCCAAGTTGTTATGCAAGTGAAACTTAGTGAAACACATACACGTGAGAGATACAAATGACTTTCACTCCACTTTGTTGCCTTTCcactttttgtcttctttttctttttgctaaaAAGTCAAATAACATACACGTGGATGGGGAATATTGATAGCATCTTGATTTGTCAAACTTATTATGTATTTCAAAGAATTCTCTTGTGGCATGGTATGCCTGTTAAATACCATATTCTGGATCGAATGCTTCTTGGATCATCCTAAAGGGatcaatgttctttttttttctaaagtacAATCATTATTCTGTGATATTTTCCTATTCTATACAAATTGCATGTTCCATTATGTGTAAGTCAATGATTCACTTTGGTGTAGGCATTTATGGATACCATGTTTACTTGCAAAATTGGATGAAATCTGTAATCTGAAAGCAGATGTGCCAGTAAAACTAATAGCATCAACTGGTATTTCAAAGATACCAAGTAAATGATCAGTACATGGTTCTTCCTGTGAAGTGCACAACATACAGGAGTATGaattttgtggggttttttgtttgtttgttttttatccatGTTGTTCCAAAATATGTATCTCAACTCTGAACCATATAAAACGACATCACACAGAAGTAAGATTTATGAATCTCAGGAACTAATCAAAGTGAGAAAGGCACCACTGATAGTACTCAGGATTTTATGTCAATGGTCTTGTTTTAATACTCTGTTCTGCCATCAGGTGGACAGGCACTGTGCAGAGccctgatgaagaatgcgacaCTGGAGACCATCAACATGGGAAGTAACGAACTGAGTGAGCCCACAGCAGCTGCACTAGCCCAGGTTCTAATTCACAACAGTACCTTGGTCAACATCAACGTGTCCTGCAATAGACTAGGCCAGGTAGGTTTCACAATAGCAATATCTTTAAGACAGTTACGAAATCACTCATTAAATCAGCTGCCTGTTGACTTAGTTTAAAGGCGATTTTCCTCAAGTTGGGGAACTGAA from Diadema setosum chromosome 1, eeDiaSeto1, whole genome shotgun sequence includes:
- the LOC140226444 gene encoding dynein regulatory complex subunit 5-like; the protein is MATTTEPPLSEQNGPASAGGTKGETNSNNNAVPTSASNNNANSAKRGGRSAKRSIPSPITSAKSNPAADNRNMRRIIAEDPDWSLATVPLLTELCVNHIVSNFAEHPKLDELLPKYKAKVLEKISVDLPLKVVAHLVSDEGYWERRCKAGKEVCDVSKFGNSWKRMFFETHLENIIEHFVPETSDMAVLENTLPLCAPYVKRLIIKQLLPPVKEEPTKIMDDVSDAGSDAGLDGPIMDHFEFSTTLDKLPHLEEFSVTYGVRDCGMNFEWNLFQFTARDCMLLSKCIKRCSHLKKFQLHRSKVDDDKARVLIAHILDHPGLEELDLSHNIIGDHGARAIGKFLNGHCKLTRLDLSNNRVRSAGAAAIGHALGKNKTLKELDLRLNRMGDEGGQALCRALMKNATLETINMGSNELSEPTAAALAQVLIHNSTLVNINVSCNRLGQDGGKQVQEGMEENPMVRELDLRLTEVGQESEYCINQILKKNQESHRTQQLKEKEKEKSSLDR